Proteins co-encoded in one Sesamum indicum cultivar Zhongzhi No. 13 unplaced genomic scaffold, S_indicum_v1.0 scaffold00256, whole genome shotgun sequence genomic window:
- the LOC110011430 gene encoding uncharacterized protein LOC110011430: protein MWNNLRSNDSRFAGGFDATISSKDAPKDDHALENSKDFSTGVDLFQDFQSQTNYMEMTENKMRNEDCEIINDDKQKDNPAVTQAFDVWNSDDLWNNLRSNDSHFAGGFDATISSEDAPKDDHALENSKDLSTGADLFQDFQSQTNYTEMTENKIRNEDREIINDDKQKDSPAVTPAFDDWNSDDMWNNLRSSDSRYAGGFDATISSNDAPKDDHALEYSKDLSAGADLFQDFQSQTNYMEMTENKTRNEDQETINEDSFEKWNDFFTGSSSLQVPPQSAGIQSDYQVPISDQKSSEIDLLSLDNKFDEGKLGSFSKPNLFPTSTSDTDALTEANFIMPENHASSGDASSPSYESGQGANNGDAAGKSLDDDVKMLISQTHDLSFMLETNLSIPSGSEAPKSPPSPKD from the exons ATGTGGAATAATCTGAGGTCCAATGACTCTCGCTTTGCTGGTGGTTTTGATGCTACTATCAGCAGTAAGGATGCTCCTAAGGATGATCATGCATTAGAAAATTCGAAAGATTTTTCTACTGGTGTTGATTTATTTCAAGACTTCCAATCACAAACCAACTATATGGAGATGACGGAAAATAAGATGAGAAATGAGGACTGTGAGATAATAAATgatgacaaacaaaaagacaATCCAGCAGTTACTCAAGCATTTGATGTCTGGAATTCAGATGACTTGTGGAATAATCTGAGGTCCAATGACTCCCACTTTGCTGGTGGTTTTGATGCTACTATCAGCAGTGAGGATGCTCCTAAGGATGATCATGCATTAGAAAATTCGAAGGATCTTTCTACTGGTGCTGATTTATTTCAAGACTTTCAATCACAAACCAACTATACAGAGATGACAGAAAATAAGATTAGAAATGAGGACCGAGAGATAATAAATgatgacaaacaaaaagacaGTCCAGCAGTTACTCCAGCATTCGATGACTGGAATTCAGATGACATGTGGAATAATCTGCGGTCCAGTGACTCCCGCTATGCTGGTGGTTTTGATGCTACTATCAGCAGTAACGATGCTCCGAAGGATGATCATGCATTAGAATATTCGAAGGATCTTTCTGCTGGTGCTGATTTATTTCAAGATTTCCAATcacaaacaaattatatggAGATGACAGAAAATAAGACAAGAAATGAGGACCAAGAGACAATTAATGAGGATTCGTTTGAAAAATGGAATGATTTCTTTACAGGCTCAAGCAGCTTACAAGTTCCTCCCCAAAGTGCTGGCATTCAAAGTGATTATCAGGTTCCCATTTCCGACCAAAAGTCCTCAGAGATAGATTTACTCAGCTTGGACAATAAGTTCGACGAAGGAAAGCTCGGTAGCTTTTCTAAACCAAATCTCTTTCCCACCTCAACTAGCGATACCGATGCTCTTACAGAAGCCAATTTCATTATGCCTGAAAATCATGCTTCAAGCGG TGATGCTAGCAGCCCTTCTTATGAATCTGGACAAGGTGCAAATAACGGAGATGCTGCTGGAAAATCCCTCGATGATGATGTCAAGATGCTGATTTCACAGACGCATGATCTTTCTTTCATGCTCGAGACCAATCTCTCCATCCCCTCAGGTTCAGAGGCCCCCAAGTCGCCTCCAAGCCCCAAGGATTGA